The Ipomoea triloba cultivar NCNSP0323 chromosome 4, ASM357664v1 DNA segment ttccGAATTAAGTGATTTTCCACcgagcattcatctgatttaatccctaactgtatAGTAATTCTTATCTTTAGGAACTTACCATGGaatagtgacaagtgtcacaatttttcACCATGTaggtaaatattaatttttaagagatGATTTGGATAGAAATTAATCTAGCTTAGCCTCCAAGTCTTGCATTCACCCCCTTTGGccgaaaaaaaattaaggaaaggagagagaaaaataaatctcatcttcatcttcattcttgttCAAGACTCCATTACTCCATAGCTAAAATCCTTCACCAAGCTCTTCAACAGTAGGTAAGCTTTGTAAATATTCGGTTTAAAGGATTAGAATTCTTTCTAGAACTTAATCataagctaagaattcttgaaaatgttgttattatggtgtaaATTGTTTAGGACCTTCGGTGGATATTGGGAGTATAAGATTTCAAcactttctacggttttaaagCTTCtaaaaaggtaaggaatcccttaagttggtttagtcacttgaaaatggacaattgctagtgaatgatgagattaggagttttataaatatgtttgtatacatgttcatagcttgtatatgcatgtacatattatatttatgtccatataagcttatacttgtgaaaatattgaaaaaaaaaatcaagatagtctctggcagtaacttccgagatttattgggaaaagttggtaaggtattttgattctattgttttcagatatgtagttctataagtgtagaacctgcatataaaatttcataatgatcggagtagtataagtatggttttcgaatttgtttccaaaactggtccagagaaaaAACAATTCTTGACAGCACATCGCCAAGGGCagaaatggaattttctgtgtttattcgcggatcaaaatgatcaaaactttttatggacatcaagtactatgagttggggttctaccataaaattttcaagtgaaaaagagttcgggaattatttttaNcgccaagctgaaattttctgaaaagaaatgattagaaacaattttgacaaaaatattttgtaacaaaactagtgacgaaattttgggatgtcacaaccatatttggaaggaaataaattattttgaaaatactatttgattccaggaaagaaaaaaatgttttcaaacccttagtttctggaataaggtggggaccttcgggaaggcttaaatgccacggcccggggttggaataaggttggacctatgggagggctggagtgccatggcccgaggttgggataaggagacctacgggaaggctgggaaatgccacggcccaaggtttgaaaaggggaattgagaaatgttcaaaaagGAAAGCCTCgcgcttactcaggggaaactaagtgaatttttttttactacgaaaattattgttactctgggctgcggttcagattattatgagcactagagctgcggttctatttgcaaatgatgaaattcctggaaatgtgaaattttgcaaacttgtctgaaaagggcatgaaaatgattttgagtggcagttatgccattattcttatttgagaaaagctttacatgatttatcATTTATACGCTATTATGCTATCCATAAAtcgtttggttgcaggtagattttcaaatcatgggtaaaactttataaagctttcagagtatctatgttttcaaacgtTTGTCTATtcttaagtgacaatggattttcttacttagccgtggcgctaactgcacttcgttgtgtttcttatcagatgtagtctagtgtgggctcctgtaGCCTAGGGAACTCTAATGGTTCCTCAGAGTTCTATTTTCCCCTCGTTGACTATGATAGCTATGTACAGTTGTTGGCGGGTGATGACCCGTATGCCCCAGGctacgctccagatcctccTGCTCCAGTCTATGCTCCCGACTCGGTTCATGCTTCGGACCCGGTCTATGTTcctgctcctcctcctccgcagTACAGCCCTCCCCCagcttacccaactacaccctctcgcgTTCCGGTTCGCAGTAGTCAGCCGACTTTTCTGGATAGAGCCCAGTCTAGGtttgggttttatcccatagaggtgttagaggggagtgatcccctagagttcgttgtcttttatccctatcCGTGGGATCCCAGTCCTTTGGAGCTTTGGGATGAGTAGTCAATGGTGAACACTCCTTGCTACTTTTTGGACCATTTCACATGGTTCgcgggtgagtggcatctagtatggggaacgtacaccggaccggtgtaccgccTCTTAGAGTAGTTGGCTGGTTGGGAATGTTTTGGGAGGAactcttttgtgtatatatatcctttttgtagccatgatgaacttagttggctagtaagtttgtaattaaactcttgtgTATAGTGGTAGCTAGtgcagctaccccttttgctcacatatatatatatgaagatatgttgggtaatgatgatgatgtgaaacagttttcctttcccttagcctgtgcacctaaaGTGAACTCCGTATGGATTCGGCTGGGTtcggtctaggtgtggcggtaactactccggatgtacggtatagccgagccggggtgttacagtctGCCACAGAAAGCAGAATGGTTCCAGTTGCCATTCAATATAGAAACCGTTTCATTTGACAATTGCCCTTACTGATCATTAGTTGAGCAATGATTGTTGCTTGAAACATAGACCATCTTGATGAGTGAAcctataaaaaaatatgtagCATATTGGCATTAAGGTAATGTTGGTATGGTACACTACAGACATTAAAATGTGGACATGTTTGGActcttgcatatatatatatatatatatataatacctatgatttttttattatgtatattcttatatatttatgaatAAATGGAAATATACGTACATATGTGTATTCATATATAATTAGAGTAATTTAATAACctgtaaaaattttaagtttagtgTGTATTGCATAGGTATGTATATAGAATATGTACAAATTAATTccctatatttatttatatgagtGTACTAGTAATTGTGTGATTGtaatataaatttcaaattctatatatgtatgtttatgtAGTGTACTTGCCGTATGTgtataaaaagatatatatatatatatatatatatatgatcatgtGAAATTAGatccttaggtgagaaataggatgaaatCTAGGCCATTAGATTTAGTTTTAATAGATGATCTAAGccattcaatttaaaaaattcgcATCAATTAAATTGTTAGGTTATTAACGTTGGAGGTTATAATCGTCATTTACCCTATCCACTACCTTTCCCGCTTCTCCACTAAACGCAATACAATGAAGTTTTCTGTGTGTTTCTCTAGATCAACGTACGCTCCGGCGAGAAGGTGAAAGAGAAGGCGACGAATTAACGGATTAAATTTCAGGCGAAGGCGAAGAATTGTGCACCTTTCAGGCGAAGTTGACGAAGACGACGAGGACGACGAGACTGGGAATGTTTGACCGTGTTCATCACTCTAGCAAACATACAATTTGAAGTATACGAAACAATGGCGGCGGCTGATGATTCATCACCAGACCTTCAACGTGCTGTGAATAGACGAggtaaatttctaataaaaatgtattgCATGTTTTTCATTGTTTGATGTTAGTTTGTGATTTTAAATTCTGGATGATTtaggttcatattattttagtgtCTGTGTTTTATTGTATCTAAAATGTTCAATTCTTATGGCTATTATTGTTCATAATCACTTGCATTGGAGAGAACTcacattatttttcataatcaaTTGTAGTGCATGAATTTTAGGcgtatagtgcacatttttttgcCTAATAGTGCATATATTTAGACCTAACAGTGCAACTATTTTATTCGTAGAGTTCAGAGTATTAACCATGGTTTAGGATAGTGTTATGCttgtagtgcatgatttttactcatatagtgcaaaaTTTTATACCTAATAGTGGAACTATTTCAACATAAAAGTGCACACTGTTTATCCTTAGAGTTCAGGGTATTAAACTAGTTTTAGAGTAGttgtatgcttatagtgcacatgtttgtgccatacagagcacatttttatgcctaacagtgcacatttttatttctattaatgAAATTGTGTAGAACtcacattaatttttataatcacTTGTAGTGCATGATTTTCACACATGTACTGCAACATTTTATACCAACTAGTGCAACTATTTCAACTTAAAAGTGCACACTATTCATCCTTAGAGTTCAGggtactaaattttttttaatttagttttatgtttatagtgcacatttttgtgccatacagagcacatttttgtgcctaacagtgcacattttcttaTATCTATTTAAATGAAACTGCATAAaacttatattatttttcataatcactTACAATGCATAATTTGAAgtcatatagtgcacatttttttaaCTAACAGTGTAAATTTTTCTGTTATataataggttttttttttgttgtttttgttctttGTCTTTTTGTTAGCTGGTAATCGGTTGAGGATAGATGAAATCCGTTCAAAGCAGATAGTAGTTGTTAAAAGATCAAGGAAAAGGGCTCGGAGTGTTGCGGGTGATGCTAGCCCTAGTAATGCACCAGCTTCTTCCGTTTTAGCAGTTCGTCAAGTGAGAAAGACATGGAAGAAGCTTAAGGATTACCCATCTTTACGATCAGGGTCCTCAACAAGCCAGTTTTTTGAGGCGTTGCAAGGGTTGAATGCAGCACAGACAGCTGCTATTATAGAGATGGGCTTTGGGAGTTTGTTGCATCTACAAATTGATAATCTTCCAACAAGGATGGGGTACTGGCTAGTTCAAAACTACAACCCTAGGAATAATACGTTGTATCTTGTTGATGGTACTTGGGTGTCTATTATCGAAGAAGATGTTCAACTGGTTTTAGGTTTTCCTATAGGGGATTTAAAGATTGAGAAGTGGTCTAGGGCACACAATACTGACTTGTTAGAGGAGTGGAAAAGGGTGGTTGTTAAGTCAGCACGGGGTTATTTATATGTAGATGTTATTAAAGCGATGCTTTCTTGTGAGGATGGCGGTATTTGGTTTAAAAGACATTTAATTGTCTTAGTTTGCTCCTTTTTCATTGACACACCGCAAAGACATGTTAGGCCCCATATCATTCATCATCTAGTAGATGTTTATCAGATTAAGCACTTGAGTTGGTGTGATTACGTGCTTCGGAGTTTCATGGATTCTCAGCTTACTTGGGCATAGAGTTCGAAAACTCTTTTCACTGATCCACTCCTGTTTTTGACAGTAAGGCtcaaaatacatacattttATGTAGAGTTTAATAGTTAAAGGATTATTAAACTGAAAATTTTGCCTTTGTTTTCAGGTTTTTTATGTTGATCGTGTGGTGGTATTCACTCGAAACATACCAAGGCGAATCCCATCATTTGTTGGTTGGACTTCACAGTTGATTAAGGAGAGAGTAGTGGCAGAGATTCAAGCCAGAGGATTTTGTTTTGGTCTAGGTGAGGACCGCTTCAAACCTACTGCAGAAAATATTCAAGACCAAGTTGAGGAGTGCCACCGGTCTGTACCTCAGCCTACCCGTGATGATCAGCGATCAGTTCAACCACAGGCGCCTCTTGGAAGTCAAAGACtctttgaagaagatgatgaggcACAGATGCGTTTCTACTATTAGTTTCCTTACAAGTGCATATTTTTAGGTCTTGTAGTGGATATTTTTTGGTTtaacagtgcacattcttatgccTATATGAAGTGAAATTGCATAGAAATCacatttttttgataataacttgtagtgcatgatttttactcatatagtgcaaacatttaaacctaatagtgcaactattCTAACCTAACAGTTCACATAGTTTATCCTTAGAGTTCAAGGTATTAACCATggtttaggttatttttatgcttatagtgcacattttcttgccataTAGAGCAAATTTTTGTGCCTAAAAGTGCACTTTCTTATGCCTATATGAAGTGAAATTGCATAGAActcacatttgttttgataataacttgtagtgcataatttttactcatatagtgcaaatatttaaacctaatagttCACATAGTCTGTCCTTAGAGTTCAAGGTATTAACAATggtttatgttatttttatgcttatagtgcacattttcttgaCATAAAAGCacattttgtgtttaaaagtgcacattcttatgtctatttcaaatgaaattacatagaactcatagttttttttataataacttgtagtgcatgatttttacccgtatagtgcaaatatttaaacctaatagtgcaaatattctaACTTAACAGTTCACATAGTTCATCCTTATTCTTATACTACACATTTTCTTATCATACAGAGCACATTATTCTAGCTagaagtgcacatttttatgcatatatgaagtgaaattgcatagaactcacttttttttgaaaaaaaaaactggtaTATAGGTGTATATTGCAAATTATGTCGAGAAGCTTGACCTACTTGGGAAGACAATTGTTGAGGTGATTGAGTTGGCTTCAAAACCATCACTTTCTGTCTGTGATAATAAGGTGATCAAATTGATGCACATTGTAGCTCAAAAGCTTTTTGGGGGTGGACGAGTGACTGTTGATTCTAGCATTCAAAAAGATGTTGAAACATCTAGCAACCAGGATTCGTTTTGGTGCAATCCAGAAAATATTGCTGCTATGGATGTAGCCATTTTGAGGAGGGAAGAGTATTTGAGAAAGGTCGCTGATATGCCAAGCTTTAGTCTTGGTCTGATACCACCACTTGGTGAAGAATCAAACCGGGATAATGTTGTTAATATATCTAGTAAATACAAGGATGTTGGAGCAGAATTTACTCAAGCGTGTAGTCCAAGCAGTGAACatcaagaagaagaacaaatggaaGTTTGCGAGAAAGATGCTGGTTTGGAAGAAAGAGGTGGTGGTGTTGAGGTTGTTGCTGAGAAGGATGTTGTTGTGGAGGAGAAAGTTGATGGAGCTGAGATGGTTGTTGAGAAAGATTCTGCGTTGGATGGAAGAGATGGTGGGGTTGATATTGGTGGTGAGAAGGGTGTTTTGGTGGATGAGAGTGTTGATGCAGTTGATATGGTTTCTGAGAAAGATGCTTTGGTGGATCAGAGAGGTGTTGGAGTTGCTGAAAGTGAAGAAAGGGTAGATGTTCAGTTAGGGGAAGGGTCTATGATGGATAAGGGCAAAAGAATCATTGTGGACGATTACGGCAAGGAACCTGAGATTGAAATGGTTGAGAACCAAGAAGGAGAAAGAAGGATCCGCAAGATTACTGTTCCATTGAGGTCTCCTTATATGGTGCGGCAGATAAATGTTGGTCAGTTCTTGACAGCTACTGAGAAGGTGTATCAAGAATGGATAATGCAAAATCCAAATGCTGACATGTAAGTTTTCTTGATCAACTTTTATGTATGTTAACATTACATTGTTTTGATACGTAGACTATATATCATCTATAGTGCATgatttttactcatatagtgcaTAATTGTATACCTAATAATGCAAGTTTTTAAACCTAAAAGTACACACTATTTATCCTTAGAGTTCAGGGTACTAAACATGTTTTAGATTAGttgtatgcttatagtgcacatatTTGTGCTatacagagcacatttttgtgcctaccagtgcacattcttatggctatatcaaatgaaattgcatatttatattatttttcataatcacttgtagtgcatgatttttacACATATAGTGTAAAGTTTTATGCCTAGTAGTGCATATTTTCTTACCTATCAGTGCATGTTGTTCAGTCTTTAAGTTCACTTTCCTAACCATCTTTTGAagatgtttatatatctaacaTGTTTAATTTTGGAAATTTAGTGAAGAGTATGTTTTCAGATCTGGGGCGACAATGTTGATGAGGATGGAGTTGTTGTCGTTGAAGGATCATGCATATGTTAGTGCATCTGTGCTAGATGTATGGTCAATCATATTGAATGACCTAGAAAGATTTAAAGATCCAAATTCTCCTACTAGGATTTTTGCTACAACATACTCATGTGTAAgtgaataaaacaaaaatagagtATTATGTGATGAGTATTTATGCAgctatttaataatatttgaataatgcAGTCCTACACTGTGGTGGACCCTCGAGGGGATGATGCGGCCAGGCTAGAGCGATTTGAAGAAAATCTTCATCATGAGCTTCAGCACGTTCCACACATTACACTCCCTGCCCTTGATTTGGTAATGTATAGGTCTAGCTTATGCTATATAAGTTATccaaacaaatattaatatattgatttgATTGTCCAAATGCATATGTTTTTCCCTATGATTGCATCGGAGCATTCATACGTGATATGCTTCaatatcaagaatcaaagaATTGATATCATTGATAATTCATCAAAAGTTGTGTCAAGTGATCAGAAATATGGAAAAGTGCCTTCTGATTTAGTGagtatttaaaaacattttatttagtaaaaaaaatttgttttttttgattGAATATGATTTGCTAACCTAAACATGATGTGGCAGAAATATATGGTCATGGAGTACTTAAAGAGTAAGGGTTTGGAGGCAAAATCCAATCGTTTCAAATCAGTGAAACCAACAAGGACTAAAATGGCATGGAGAGATAACGAAAACAAGGAGGATTGCGCCACATGGAAACCTTCATGGGGCCTCTAGCGAAAGATTGGGATTGTGGTCTTGTGAAGGGCAATCGAAGCCAACTAGACCGACTTCGTGTCAAATATGTTGCAATACTGTTTGCTCAAATCAATGAACTTTGGGATGAAAAGAAGGATAAAGCAATGAGATTCTTCAAGAAGGAATGACTTGTTGAAAATTTGGTGTTTATTTCATGTGATTGTTGAAATATTTggtgattgatgtttgtatgacTGTTGAAACTGGTGTTTTTGTTGTACAAGCGTTTGACGTATTTGTGGATCATGTTTATGTTAATTGTTTTGATACATTGTCTATATCAAAATATACTTCTATGAAtgtagtgcatgatttttactcatacagtgcaaatatttaagcctaatagtgcaaatattctaACCTAACAGTTCACATACTTCATGTTTAGAGTTCAAGGTATTAACCAtggtttttgttatttttatgtttatagtgcacattttcttgttatacaaagcacatttttgtgcctaaaaGTGCATATTCATATAGctatttgaaatgaaattacataaaacttacattttttaataataatttgtagtGCATGATTTTGACTCGTATACTGTAAATATTTAAACCCAATAGTGCAAATATTCAAACCTAACAGTTCACATAGTTCATCCTTAGAGTTCAAGGTATTAACTATggtttatgttatttttatgcttatagtgcacattttcttgccGTAAAGAGCACATTTTTGTTCCtaaaagtgcacattcttatggtattcgaaataaaattacataaaacacatatttttttataataacttgtagtgcatgatttttacCCACAtaatgcaaatatttaaaccaaatagtGCAAATATTCAAACCTAACAGTTCACATACTTCATCCTTATAGTTCAATGTATTAAGCATggtttaggttatttttatgcttatagtgcacattttcatGCCATATAGAGCAAATTTTTGTGCCTAAAAGTGCACATTTTCTTATGCCTATATGAAGTGAAATTGCATAgaacttacattttttttataataacttgtagtacatgatttttactcatatagtgcaaaaTTTTATACCTAACAGTGCAATTATTTCAACCTAAAAGTGCACACTGTTTATCCTTAGAGTTCAGGGTATTAAACTTGTTTTAGATTAGTTGTATGcttgtagtgcacatttttgtgccaaatagagcacatttttgtgccaaATAGAGCATATTTTTATGCCTatcagtgcacattcttatgcctatatgaaatgaaattgcatagatatcacatttttttataataacttgttctgcatgatttttactcatatagtgcaaaaTTTTATACGTAATAGTGCAACTATTTCAACCTAAATGTGCACACGGTTTATCCTTAGAGTTCAAGGTATTAAACTTGTTTTAGATTAGttgtatgcttatagtgcacatttttgtgtcAAATAGAGCACATTTTTATGTCTATCATTACATTTTCTTATGCCTATATGAAGTGAAATTGCAAAGATATCacattttttttgataataacttgtagtgcatgatttttacTCATATTGTGCAAAATTTTATACGTAATAGTGTAACTATTTCAACCTAAAAGTGCACACTGTTTATCCTTAGAGTTCAGGGTATTAAACTTGTTTTAGATTAGTTGTATGcttacagtgcacatttttgtgccaaACAGAACACATTTTTATGCCTATCAGTACACATTCTTATGGTTATATCAAAATGGAAGTGCATAGAACTCACATTTTTTTGATAATCACTTGTAGTGCATGATTTCTACTCATATagttcaaatatttaaaccaaagagtgcaaatatttaaacctaacagTAAAATATtcattcgttttttttttaaatgttgtaaTTCATACTGTTTTGGCcttacaaaatatgaaaatgctCAATCCTCTTCATCTGTTAATTCCTTTCTAAGTGGGCAGTTCATGCTGTCATGTCGCTTGTCATTTTCTAAGTAAGTATCCCACATATGGCATGTTCTTAAACCTTTCTTTGATGTATCCATTGCTAACTCCTTTTTCCCTTTCATATGCTTACCACTGCCCTTATTTGCTTTTCTTGATGGCAGAATAGAGATCTCGGAAGGCTTAGATGACTCACAATAACACTCTATGACTGCATTCTTCCTATGGGTAGGGGATAAATCAGCTTGTTCTGTCATCAGTATCAATTTTTACTGTTTAGTCACTTGTGcaaattcaatcaatttatccatTTTTGCTTCTTCTACTAAACCAATACAACACAGCATATCACCCCACAATTGTGCCAATAACACCTTTCTTTCATCCATTCCTGCACCTTGATCAAATGTGAAACCATCAATATGGAAGATAGGCTTTAAGGATGCACCCTTAGTCCATCGATTCAGCACATATTTTATAGGGATTTTATCAAAGTTCAAATCCTTAAAAACCACAAAAGTGTGGCTACACAACAATCCAATTCTTTCAAACATCTTGCAACTACAAACATCTTTCTTTTCAGTTACATTGTGCTCCACAGTAATCTTTTTATCACTATCATCTTTGATCTCATAAATAGTATGCCACCATCTTCTCAAACAGTCAAAACTCGACAATTAAAACATGTTGTGCATATTTCCTTCTAAATATCATAAAAAAATAGAGTGTGTATACAGTTGAAGCATGTTTTTCAATGGGCAAAGTTGTCCTCATTTCTGGGATGTTCCCCTTACTATCACTTGTAAGTTTTGCATTATTATGTCTTTTAGAGTTCAAAGCACGCTCAAACTGCATATAAAACTAGACTAGACTAGAGAGAGGCGTAGGAAATCGACTAAAAACACCATATTCACCTTCCGAGAGTGATGTAGTCCTCAATAAACCAGCCATAGGAACATCTCTGAAATAGGCTGGTATCCAAAATCTGCGCAACTCAAACATTTGTACAAACCAGTTGTTATTGACTAAATCAAACTCTTCCATGATCGGTTTCCATTCATTCTCGAATTCAAGAGGTTCTAAGTATGAGCTCCACGCAACAGAGTTCAATTTCTTCCTAAACATATCATTCTTACTTAGCACATAACCAATCTTTTCACCCACCTTGCACATAATGTGCCACATGCAAAAACGATGCCTAGCTTCATTAAATACTACTGGAATTGCTTGTCTCATTGCTGGATCTTGATCAGTAATGATTACTTTTGGCTCTGCACCCATTGCTTTCTTAAAGTGTTCAAATAACCAAACATAGGATGCAATGTCCTCTTTTGTCAACAATCCAGTTGCAAATGTAATGTTTTTCTTGTGGTTATGAATCCCGGTGAATGGTGTAAAATCCATGTTGTacttacaaaatataatatttaaagcaTGACACATAAAATAAATGCTCAGGCAGTGATAAAATCGTGTTTTGGAAAACAATAAACATGCACTTTAATAGGAAATTAATGTGCAGTATGTTAAACTAACCTGTTTGTTTGATACGTTGCATCAAAAGATACTACATCCCCAAAACAGCCAAAATTCTTTGTTGAAATTGGATCTGCCCAAAAAAGCTTGCACAAGTGCTCATTTTCATCAATGTCATATGCAAAATAAAATGCTTCACACAGCtcctttttcttaaaaaaattattcacaaTCATTTGTCCATCAGCACCTATTATATATGCCCTAACATCCCTATTGAAGTTCTTAAAGTCAACATTCGTTGCACCTACATTGGAAAAATCTCCGACCATCTCCTTGTA contains these protein-coding regions:
- the LOC116015716 gene encoding protein FAR1-RELATED SEQUENCE 5-like, which codes for MDFTPFTGIHNHKKNITFATGLLTKEDIASYVWLFEHFKKAMGAEPKVIITDQDPAMRQAIPVVFNEARHRFCMWHIMCKVGEKIGYVLSKNDMFRKKLNSVAWSSYLEPLEFENEWKPIMEEFDLVNNNWFVQMFELRRFWIPAYFRDVPMAGLLRTTSLSEEQADLSPTHRKNAVIECYCESSKPSEISILPSRKANKGSGKHMKGKKELAMDTSKKGLRTCHMWDTYLENDKRHDSMNCPLRKELTDEED